One region of Niallia sp. Man26 genomic DNA includes:
- a CDS encoding mechanosensitive ion channel, protein MINNSGNWNGWNNYLDRLPDFLLAVVVLILGWIIAKIIEKAIYKGLQKTKLDDKIFPEGKPKKYSSEKIISKIIFYILLVYVFSLFFNILNLTVITSPLVSMLSSIFGAIPNILKAAIILLVAWLVASGLKYLIKKSGNTLKVHEKLNKWKLLDNNQQQPNLIDKIANIVFYFVLLLFLPAVLGALDLYGVSEPFANMLQNILAFLPKLLAAALIVLVGYFAAKIVRTIITSFLQSVGLESLANRFGMAKLFEKTSLSTIVGNIVFIFIMIPVVISALEKLDIDGISQPAVSMLNDVLTMIPNIAVAIFLVLLGVWIGKWIKQIVSSLLSGLGIDSYVHKIGIAPSTSIANLIGSIAQILVVFLMAVQALNLLGLEFLVTLSTAVVAYLPQVIAAVVIIGVGLWLGVLVKNTLAGLLHGAAFRLLPSIAKYSIIAITIFMALDQLGVASSIVTAAFTLILGGLALAFGLAFGLGGKDFAAKRLRKLDAKMDESGINKNQDDSSM, encoded by the coding sequence ATGATAAATAACAGTGGAAATTGGAATGGATGGAACAACTACTTAGACAGATTGCCAGATTTTCTCTTGGCAGTGGTCGTATTAATCCTCGGTTGGATTATCGCAAAAATCATTGAGAAAGCCATTTATAAAGGACTTCAGAAAACAAAGCTCGATGATAAAATTTTTCCTGAAGGAAAACCAAAAAAGTACTCTTCTGAAAAAATTATCAGTAAAATAATATTTTACATTCTACTTGTGTATGTATTCAGTCTCTTCTTTAACATCTTGAATTTAACTGTTATTACATCACCATTAGTATCAATGCTCTCATCTATTTTTGGAGCAATCCCTAATATTCTAAAAGCTGCCATCATTCTATTGGTTGCATGGCTGGTTGCTTCTGGCTTAAAGTACTTGATTAAAAAGTCAGGGAACACATTGAAAGTCCATGAGAAACTTAACAAATGGAAATTACTAGACAACAATCAACAGCAGCCTAACCTGATAGACAAGATTGCGAATATCGTCTTTTATTTTGTACTACTTCTTTTCTTGCCTGCGGTTTTAGGCGCACTTGATTTATACGGGGTTTCAGAACCATTTGCTAACATGCTTCAAAATATTCTTGCATTCCTGCCTAAGCTTCTTGCAGCAGCGTTGATTGTTTTAGTCGGTTATTTTGCAGCAAAAATCGTCCGCACAATCATTACAAGCTTCTTGCAAAGCGTCGGTTTAGAATCATTGGCTAACCGCTTTGGAATGGCGAAGTTATTTGAAAAAACATCCCTATCTACTATAGTAGGTAATATCGTATTTATCTTCATTATGATTCCTGTCGTTATTTCTGCATTAGAGAAACTGGATATAGACGGAATCTCCCAGCCTGCAGTAAGCATGCTGAATGATGTACTGACAATGATTCCAAACATTGCTGTGGCAATCTTCCTTGTATTGCTGGGCGTATGGATTGGTAAATGGATTAAACAAATCGTCTCATCCCTATTATCTGGCTTAGGAATCGATTCTTATGTCCATAAGATAGGAATTGCACCTTCTACAAGCATTGCCAACCTGATTGGTTCAATTGCACAAATTTTAGTTGTTTTCTTGATGGCAGTCCAAGCATTAAATCTGCTCGGCCTTGAGTTCTTAGTTACATTATCAACGGCTGTTGTGGCTTACTTGCCGCAAGTCATTGCCGCTGTTGTAATTATTGGTGTAGGTTTGTGGCTCGGAGTTCTTGTGAAAAACACACTTGCAGGACTACTTCATGGAGCGGCATTTAGACTGCTTCCTTCCATAGCGAAGTACTCTATTATTGCCATTACAATCTTTATGGCATTAGATCAATTAGGTGTTGCTTCTTCTATTGTTACAGCTGCATTCACTCTTATCCTTGGTGGTCTAGCTCTTGCATTCGGACTAGCCTTCGGTCTTGGCGGAAAAGATTTTGCTGCTAAGAGATTAAGAAAGCTTGATGCAAAGATGGATGAATCAGGAATCAATAAGAATCAAGATGACAGCAGTATGTAA
- a CDS encoding TrkA family potassium uptake protein, with amino-acid sequence MKKQFVVIGLGNFGGSLVKEFHEAGTEVLAIDQSLERVEKYRPFATHCVQVNNMSEATLTTLGIRNMDHAFVALGDDIESSVLTTLILKEMGMKQVWVKAADTYHKRVLEKIGADRVIHPERDMAKRIAHHVISEKMIDYIELSDKHGIVELAATEKVHQQTLLELNVRANFGCTIIGIQRKGDTIVSPSAEEKIYKGDTLIVIGSNEDIYRFEEDGL; translated from the coding sequence GTGAAAAAACAATTTGTGGTGATTGGACTAGGGAATTTTGGCGGGAGTCTTGTTAAAGAATTTCATGAGGCTGGAACAGAGGTATTGGCAATTGATCAAAGCCTGGAAAGGGTCGAAAAATACCGCCCGTTTGCCACGCACTGTGTACAGGTCAACAATATGAGCGAGGCAACGCTGACAACTCTTGGAATCCGCAACATGGATCATGCTTTTGTTGCTTTGGGAGATGACATTGAGTCGAGCGTACTTACAACCTTGATTTTAAAAGAAATGGGCATGAAGCAAGTTTGGGTTAAAGCAGCAGATACTTATCATAAAAGAGTCCTAGAAAAGATAGGAGCAGACCGAGTCATCCATCCAGAAAGGGATATGGCTAAAAGAATCGCCCATCATGTTATCTCTGAAAAAATGATTGATTATATTGAGCTGTCAGATAAACACGGCATTGTAGAATTAGCTGCCACAGAGAAAGTACACCAGCAAACACTTCTTGAATTAAATGTTCGAGCCAATTTCGGCTGTACGATAATCGGCATTCAACGAAAGGGCGATACAATCGTCTCCCCTTCTGCCGAAGAGAAAATTTATAAAGGCGATACACTGATTGTCATCGGCAGCAATGAAGATATTTACCGATTCGAAGAAGATGGATTATAA